The genomic DNA ATTGATGCCATCTATTGTGAAGAGCAATCAAATCATATGCATACTCTCCTTTCACCACGCACTACCCAATTTGAAGACCAGGCCAAAACTGTATGTTTAACTGGACACGATTACCACCCACTCCATTCGATTCGAGTTGCAATCCTTCCAGCTAATTATTTTCCAACTACATGTTATTTTGACCTTTCCAAAGGATCAAAATAACATGGTGTCAGGCACTTTACATGTGTCCGAACAGAGAACAGGGAAACGCATGACACGGAAGCCTGCTAAATATTCTTCACCCTTCAAGTATGGAATTATGTCCCGTCCTGCACCCAATGTGGACGCAGCAATGAGTCTCTTTGGACACATGTGCGCTGATGACTCCACATTGAAAATGTTAGCTTTTGTCTATTTCTAAATCTTATAACAGCCACACTTTCTATTTCTCCATTTGCTGATTGTAATATCCACAGCATGCCGGTGATCCAGTTTGGTAGCACCCCTTTAACTTGTGACATGATTGCACAATCATTTGCCGATGGTGCAATCCCAGACTCAACTTTTATCACAGGATTTGTCAACTGTCTTAGCTATGATGATTATTGGATCAGACCCGAGTGCCATGGTTATAGGATTTTTTTTGATGCTGACCTCTCAGTAAGCTTTTATTTTGCCATTCTTTGACAATAGATTTATTAAAATTTTTCCATTCTTTCGTACTTTTTTTTATTCAATGgcatttcttttcttgaagGCAATTCTCAATGTTGAGTGGCACAAAAGGGACAGCTCCGAACCCAAATATAGCCAGTTTGCTGCAGTGACAGCCATCCAACGCTCTCTTCCTTTCACAGacttgaagaagacaaagatggtacatctactatttttttttgtttagcttttgtccatttttttCTGGTCCTCCAATCTGGCCATGAGTTTGTGTTTGAGtagcttctgcatatgttgtaCTCGCGAATTTAGTTAAGTAGATAAGTCATTGTTATTATATTTTTGCTAAAATAAGTCATTTCTTCTTTTTACACACTGTGTAGATTCTTCTACCAGTTCTACATCAGCACCATTGGTCTGTTTATTGCGTTAACTTTGGCCAATCACGGATTGATGTGCTTGACTCATTTTTGTACAATCCTGAGTCTGACAACAATTGGGACAATTATCATTTGGaatttgggaaaaaaatcatgCACCGACTAAGTGATGCACTCTCCATTGCTGCACCTCTCAAATTTAAATCATTCAAGAACTGGAGACATGTCCCGGTCAAGGTTCCCGTCCAGAAGGCCACGTCGGACAGTGCATTCTTTGCCATGAAGTTTCTCGAGTTCTATGATGGTGATGGCCATGGCTCACTACACACTAGCATCGCTGCTGTAAGTCTAAGTCTTTTCCCAAGACTTTTCCCATTCGCATGCAGTTTCTTACTTTTCATGGCTATATGTCTTTAATTTCAGGAACGATCTAAAGAGTTGCGTGCTGAGACCTTGTACTACCTCACTTTTCATAAGCAGAACAAGGTTGTGGCGCTGCCCGATGAAATCCTTCAGTACCGTCGAGATGATCATCACCCTTTTttctattagtttttttttgttcattacAACCCTTTACTATTtaatttttattcttttgtagCTGTGCATATTGTACATTCTCATGATTCATATATGAACTAAGCTTAGTTTTGTGACTGACATGTGAATACCTCATTTGTCGATATagaacataagtaaagcaaaaATGCCAATAGGTTCATTGTCCTCAGAAATAATTGGAAAATCCTATACATAAAGGCTCCTTATTGGCAACCCAGAGGGTAGAATAATCATTAGGACTCATCAGTATAACAGATATGATTTCCAAGTGGTGTACACAAATGCAAAATTATTTGTTATAAAGTCCTACAATGAGGCTGATATTCACAAATCTGTCAAGTATGGTGTGTGGTCGACATCCTCTGTACTCGATTATTAAGTAAATTATTTAATCGCTACTTGGCTTCCTTGATGTTGTTTTTCACCCTCTAATCTTGCTGGAAACCTCCTCCTCCGTGTTCTCCCCATTCTGCAAATGTATTATACCACACTATGATAATACTTCAATATAATAATCTTTTTCTACTGTCtttcatattcttttcaaaTACTCAAAACTTACCGTGCTAATCTCGCCTTCTGTTGTCCCATTCCTCGCTAGTTTGTCCGGAAGCTCCCCTTCCACAAGGCACATCTCCTCAAATACTATATCGCTCATAAATTTGTCGTGTTCCTTTTGGAACGAAGTCTGTTTTTCTATCGGCGTTGCCACTTCCTATTCAATGATACATTTGATAATTAAATATGTGACATCTAGTAAATAAAATTTCTGAACAAAAATATTATTCCGAGTAAATACACCTTACCTTATTCTCTTTCTTAATGATTACCTTTCCTTTGCCGCcttcttcttttgttgttaCACTACTTTCACAGATGTCTGGAACATCCTTCAAGACCGCTCGTTGCCGATAATGTTCCCAGTAATCTTCAAAGGACATGTCTCTGCGTTTAGGCATCGTTGCACACGGAGGCGTGCTCAGAGGAAATACTACTGGCAATGTTCCCTATATATTACAGAGACATCCAATGCCCTTTTATATACAATGAGCACCGGACGAATCCCGCAAAAACTATTTAATCTAGGTCAACACTTAAGCGGGGTTTAAGGCATGCTAGGCATGCAATGAATGCGGCTAGCCTCACAATCTTTTGTTCACTACTAACAGCTTCTTCTATTAAGGCATGCATGCACGGAGTCATACCAATGATTTTTGTTCCACCCATTTCCAGCCTTTCCTTAATCACCATGCATGCACGGTTTCAGAGATTGCATTCCATTGCATGTGCATGAAAAAAACTTCCCATAGTCTCCGTGCTGCATGGTGCATATCCACTGGTGATCACAGACCAAGCCTTTTGCAAGCTTCTTGAAGGTTCAATTTAACCTGCGCTGCATAGAGTTTGGCCGAGGCCTCAAATCGTCGATCCGTTTTTTTCTCTTGCATCCTTACTTGACTTCTTCTCGTTCACACACTCAATCGCACTTGGTGGTTGCGAGGACGTTGAGAAGGACACacagatattttttttcaaggatTCAGTTGGAGCTTCCTTTTTTCTACTTTAGTCTGGTTACATTCATAAATCATCACACACATACAAACacaccaaaaaataaaaacaaaaccttgtccgaaccaaacaaacaaacattaCCTAGCTGAGTAGTTGTCATGATACCCTAACGGATAACATTGAATTATTTAAATGTGTAGACAACAAAGACTGAAATACACTGTTgacaaaaaatatttaaatttatGTACAACGCGTATCTGGTCCTCACCCTTCCATATCCGTGTCCCTAAACTGCTCGTCATTGCTCTCGTAAtcaatatatttattttctttacactTCTTTGTGTCCTGCTGTCGCCCTATGTTATGCTCTTCTCCTCCACTATCATGCTGGCTGGTACTTCTCTTATGCTGTGCTCCTCGTGGCCTGCCTCTCATTCTGTTCTTCAATACTTCCAAGCGCTCTTTGTTATGCTGGAGTTTGGGACATGTTCTCGCGTTATGTGTTGCGTAGTACCCACAAATACTGCATTTCCTTGTGCCCTTTTTCACACCTTTGGCTCCCAGCGTAATTTCCTTCTTTTCAGATGGTGGTATGCTCCGCCCTTTAGTCTTGGATCTCGTAGGTGGGACTCGGCTGATCAGTCTATCATCATTGGCATGATACTGCAAAGATTATTGCACAAACTTTAAATTCAATGCAACAATGGTGATGGCATTAATTTTttccaaactcatttttctaacCTCGCCACTGTGGGGTGCACATCCTTCATGCACTCTTGCATCTTTAGTTGTCATGTCTTTTTGGTTGGTTAGCACAACCTCGTTTCGCACAAATTCTCCGCCAAAAGCATCCTGTAATACAATTACCACATCTCTTTtaatatttcttgctgatatTCAATTTAACTTGTGTCTTTCCTGTATTTAAAATACTTCCATCACAAATCATACCAGATTTGTTGCAAGAACCATTTTCCCCTTTATACTCTCCCTGGCTTCATTTCCATCCACGTTCGCTTGTCCCAATTCCTGCTTCACATTGCATCATTGTTATTGTGAAAATCTATTTTCCCAGTGTGTTAACTTGCATACACCTgtatcatgatacaagcctacCTGGGTAACCCTTTTCGCCAATTGTTCATCATTTGTGTTGTCACTATAGCCATCATCACTTTCACTACAATCTGATAACTCCTGCAAAATCAAACCCAGATGTATGCGGTTAAGTGCCTTGCCATGCAACATTCACTTCACGCAACATTTTAGATTTTTTACCTCTCCTGGTGATTCTTGGTGCATGTTTGTTGTGCTTGGCCCGATGTCAGGGGGTATTTCTTTGTTATCTTTGTCAAGCTTTGCCAACACCTCTCTCGTTCTAATGTGCGCAGCGCGCGACATGCTCCCAGACCTGACTGCAGCCATTGCTAGGGACGTTAGATCTTTGATTCTGTACAACTGTGTGACTCCATCAGCTCCAACTAGGAGCTTGTCATTCCTGTCGAATCCCAACTCTTGCTGTGCATATTTTGTGTATCTACGGAGAATGTAATGTTGTGGTATACTATTTAGCTGGATTCTCATGAAGGCTCTCAACAAGTGCACGCAGAACAAACCTAAACAACCAAGAGAGTATATGTACTGTTAATAAGAAATTGGGATGTACGCTATAAATTTTGTAACAGTTTTATCATGTACCTGTATGCTGCCACTCCTTGCACTCGCAATGAAACTCACCATTTTCTTTGTTTGCACGGACTTTGAACTGGTGCTGCCCCCAAGATAGTTTAGAAGACCTATTTGTGTGAGTTACCAGATAGCATGTTTCACCCTCTATTGGATTGTCTTCTATATCGTAAGCCGTGCAATCGATCATCTTCTTTTCAAAGTCTTTGAAAACATTTCTAGTATAAATTCTTGAAACCTGTATTTCAAATGGCCATTTGCTTCTTGTGAGCCTTTTGCTCTGTCACAGTACAAGAGCAACAGTTAGTTAAGGGAAATGGTGTTTATACACGAACTCCATAAATATGAATTGATACGCTGGTTACATTACCGTTCCATGGTACGACTCTTCAGACTCCTTCATCTTACGTGAATGCATGAAGTCAAGCATTTTTTTGGCGAACCTGTGCAAAGCCGTGTGCTTGTTAACAAAACACTTCTTCATGACAAAATTTGAGCTCTCGCTTCTCTGTGTCGATGCCATCCGGCCACAATATTGGTCTTTGAAATATGCCGGCACATACAGTTGTCGCTGGCAGTAAAGGCTATCTAAAGTGCCATCCTTTTGTAGGTCGAACTCATCCAATAGTTCCTGCCAAGCGGCCTCAAACTCCACAGGGGTGAGTGGGTGGTTTAGCACAGAATAAAATTTGTCCTTGAAATTTTTCTTCGCATACATCCCAAAGAGGTTGGTTAGATGTGGCATGTGCTTGTTCACCACATGCCATCTGCAAATCTTATGAACAACCCCTGGGAACTCTTTGGCAATCGCCACTCCCATTGCCTGGTCTTGGTCTATCACAAGATGCAAATTCATCATTGTTAGTTCTTTAATTGCTCTAAATTGTTGTATATGCTCATGTATCAAATATTTTTATCATAAACATTAATGATGAACATATTACCTGTGAGGATACACCTTGTTCTACTTTGTCCCATGCACTTTTTGAATGCTTTGAACACCCATTCAAAAGTTTCCGCTGTTTCATCTCCTACCAATGCACATCCAAACAATGTATTCTGCAGATGGTGGTTTGATCCAACAAACATTGCTAGTGGCTTCTCATAAATGTTAGTCTTATGAGTTGTGTCAAAGCTCATTGCATCACCAAAATCTGCATAATCGCCCTGCATGCTTGCATGACTCCAGAATAAGCTGTGTATAACACCTTCAGAGTCCAGCTTTGGTTCCCATCGGAACTGCGGGTTTTGAGCCTCACAATCCTTGAAGAATTCAATAAGCTTGTTTATGTCATCTGCGTGTTCTTCCCGTACATTAGTGGCCTTCCTATAAAACAGATTAAAAAAACCTCAACATTTTATCCTTCTAAATTTTAAGTACATTTCATTAACGACAGCAATGATCATATACTTTAGCTTGGCATGAACCTTACTATTCAAGAATAACAAACTGTGTGACGTTCTTTTACCTGTTTTCTATGTCCCGCGATGTTATCGGAACAAGCTCTGCACCCCCATGCATATTTTGCAATACATTCTTTATACTTTGCGTACTCACACCGGCTTCCTGCAATTCATCAATTATTTGATAAAGTACTGGTTCCGTGCTCTTGTGTGACCTCATTTTCTTGGTTTTCAAAGGCGTATGCAACAGGTGGTTGTGAAATAGGTTTGCATTTTCTATAATCATATCTACTTCGTTTCCTTCACTGTCATACACTCTCGTAAACTTCAGATGAGCTTTGCACTTCGTCTTCATTGTTGTCTTGTTCCGTACTCGCAGAGCCTCATCACCTTTATAaaaatctccttttccttcacaGCTACACCTCATCACTCTAGAGAATTTTTTCTTGTTGCACATTTTCACGCCGAACCCGGCCAGTTGTGCATATCTCATGTAGAACGCCTTTGCTTCAGCTTCCGTGTGGAATGACATCCCTTCTCTGGGAATCATATTTGGATCCATGCTTTCATTCTGCTTCAAATAACATTAATTTCAATTAACATGATATACTAATGCACCGCCATATGAACCAATATTTGCGTAGAAAATTCAATTATCATCACAGCCTTACAGATATGACATAAT from Setaria italica strain Yugu1 chromosome VII, Setaria_italica_v2.0, whole genome shotgun sequence includes the following:
- the LOC105914762 gene encoding uncharacterized protein LOC105914762, which translates into the protein MPVIQFGSTPLTCDMIAQSFADGAIPDSTFITGFVNCLSYDDYWIRPECHGYRIFFDADLSAILNVEWHKRDSSEPKYSQFAAVTAIQRSLPFTDLKKTKMILLPVLHQHHWSVYCVNFGQSRIDVLDSFLYNPESDNNWDNYHLEFGKKIMHRLSDALSIAAPLKFKSFKNWRHVPVKVPVQKATSDSAFFAMKFLEFYDGDGHGSLHTSIAAERSKELRAETLYYLTFHKQNKVVALPDEILQYRRDDHHPFFY
- the LOC101766179 gene encoding protein FAR1-RELATED SEQUENCE 3 gives rise to the protein MGCRRILFEEAGPSGPSRDSADSPSPKRLEINDMRVAVDVRSTEVPESYMNESMDPNMIPREGMSFHTEAEAKAFYMRYAQLAGFGVKMKATNVREEHADDINKLIEFFKDCEAQNPQFRWEPKLDSEGVIHSLFWSHASMQGDYADFGDAMSFDTTHKTNIYEKPLAMFVGSNHHLQNTLFGCALVGDETAETFEWVFKAFKKCMGQSRTRCILTDQDQAMGVAIAKEFPGVVHKICRWHVVNKHMPHLTNLFGMYAKKNFKDKFYSVLNHPLTPVEFEAAWQELLDEFDLQKDGTLDSLYCQRQLFAKKMLDFMHSRKMKESEESYHGTSKRLTRSKWPFEIQVSRIYTRNVFKDFEKKMIDCTAYDIEDNPIEGETCYLVTHTNRSSKLSWGQHQFKVRANKENGEFHCECKEWQHTGLFCVHLLRAFMRIQLNSIPQHYILRRYTKYAQQELGFDRNDKLLVGADGVTQLYRIKDLTSLAMAAVRSGSMSRAAHIRTREVLAKLDKDNKEIPPDIGPSTTNMHQESPGEELSDCSESDDGYSDNTNDEQLAKRVTQELGQANVDGNEARESIKGKMVLATNLV